The DNA window GACGTCGAGAGAGCGTCCGTGGCACCTGTCACCGCCGCACTGCGGGCCCGTGCCTGCGAGGCGCACGGAGTGGGTCGCGCTTCGGTGACGCGGCCCTCAACCGATCCGACGGCGAAGCGTAATACAGCAAGGCCCATATCTTACTGAGTTCTGGGTCCGGACGCGATCTCGCGGCCGGGTTCAGCCGCCGGAGTGCATGACGTCCGCGCCGGCCGGGACCGTGCAGTCGTCCGGATCGTTCAGCCAGCCGTCGGGCAGGGCAACGCGGGCCGGTGACCCCTGCCGGCCCCGCGGGCCCGTGGCCGCATCGGGGAACGGCACCGACCCGTCCAGCCGGTCCAGCAGCGAGTCGAGTTCGTCGAGCGTCGTGACCATGGCCAGCGACCGCCGCAATTCGGATCCGGCGGGGAAACCGTGCAGGTACCAGGCGACATGCTTGCGTATGTCGCGCATGCCCTTGTCCTCCCCGAAATGGGCGGCCAGCAGTCGGCCGTGCCGCCGGACGATGTCGGCGACCTCGCCCAGGGAGGGCGGGACGGGCGGGGCGGTGCCGGTGAACGCGGCCGAGAGCTCGGCGAAAAGCCACGGCCGGCCCAGGCAGCCGCGGCCGATGACGACGCCGTCGCAACCGGTGCTGGCCATCATCGCCAGCGCGTCGCGGGCGTCGTAGATGTCGCCGTTGCCGAGCACCGGGATCGTGCGCACCTGCTGCTTGAGGGCGGCGATCTGGTCCCAGTCGGCGGTGCCGGAGTAGCGCTGTGCCGCCGTGCGGGCGTGCAGGGCCACCGCGGCGGCGCCCTCGGCCTCGGCGATGCGGCCGGCGTCCAGGTGGGTGTGGTGCTCGTCGTCGATGCCGATGCGAAACTTGACCGTCACCGGGATGCCGGTGCCTTCGGTGGCGCGGACGGCCGCGGCGACGATCTGGCCGAACAGCCGCCGCTTGTACGGCAGCGCCGCCCCGCCGCCGCGCTTGGTCACCTTGGGCACCGGGCAGCCGAAGTTCATGTCGATGTGGTCGGCCAGACCCTCGTCGGCGATCATCCTCGCGGCGGCGTACGTGGTGGCCGGGTCCACGGTGTAGAGCTGCAGCGACCGGGGACTCGTCCGGGGCGAACGTGGTCATGTGCATGGTGACCGGATCGCGCTCGACGAGCGCGCGGGCGGTCACCATTTCACAGACGTACAGGCCGCTGACCGTGCCGGCCTTTTCCTTCTCGAGCTCACGGCAAAGCGTCCGGAAAGCAACGTTGGTCACGCCCGCCATCGGGGCCAGCACCACCGGGCTGGCGAGCGTGATCGGACCGATCCGCACGGCCGTTACCGGCGGCTCATCGCCAGCTTGCCGGCCGTCTTGTGCAGTTCCTGGGCGGTGGCGCGCTTGCCCGTGCGGGCTTCCCGGTCGAGTTGGCGCTGCTTGGACACCTCGAACTTGTCGCAGGCCTGCTCGAGCTCCTTGATCAGCAGTGCGAGGTCGTCACGCAGCTCGGCCCCCTCGCCGGTGAAGTCCTCGCGCTCGAAAATGCGCCACTTCTTCAGGATCGGCATGACGACCTCGTCGAGGTGGATGCGCGGGTCGTAGACCCCGCCGACGGCGATGAAGACGGCTTTGCGCCGGAACTCGGGCACCTGGAAGCCAGGCATCTGGAAGTTGCGCAGGATGAGGTGCAGCGACTTCATCGCCTGGTTGGGCGCGAGGTCGAACGCGGCCTCGCTGACGTCGCGGTAGAAGATCATGTGCAGGTTCTCGTCGGCCGAGATCTTGGCCATCAGCTGATCGGCGATCGGGTCGTTGCAGGCCCTGCCGGTGTTGCGGTGCGAAATCCGGGTGGCCAGTTCCTGGAAGCTGACGTAGAGGACGGAGTGGGTGAGGGTCTCGGCGAAGTACTCACCCTGGTGGTTCTGGCCCGGGCTGAAGCCCCGGTTGACCACCTCGATACGAAGCTTTTCCAGCTCCACGGGATCGACGGCGCGCGTGACCACGAGATAGTCGCGCAACGCAATCCCGTGCCGGTTCTCCTCGGCCGTCCAGCGGTTCACCCACTGCCCCCACGCGCCGTCCATGCCCATGTTCATCGCGATCTCGCGGTGATAGGACGGCAGGTTGTCCTCGGTGACCAGGTTCTGCACCATCGCCACCTGGGCGACATCCGAGAGCTTGCTCTGCTCAGGGGCCCAGTCCTGGCCACCGAGCGCGTAATAGTTCTTGCCGTCCGACC is part of the Mycobacterium sp. HUMS_12744610 genome and encodes:
- a CDS encoding acyl-ACP desaturase; translated protein: MSAELTDLQLLRELEPVVEKYMNRHLSMHKDWNPHDYIPWSDGKNYYALGGQDWAPEQSKLSDVAQVAMVQNLVTEDNLPSYHREIAMNMGMDGAWGQWVNRWTAEENRHGIALRDYLVVTRAVDPVELEKLRIEVVNRGFSPGQNHQGEYFAETLTHSVLYVSFQELATRISHRNTGRACNDPIADQLMAKISADENLHMIFYRDVSEAAFDLAPNQAMKSLHLILRNFQMPGFQVPEFRRKAVFIAVGGVYDPRIHLDEVVMPILKKWRIFEREDFTGEGAELRDDLALLIKELEQACDKFEVSKQRQLDREARTGKRATAQELHKTAGKLAMSRR